In Streptomyces rapamycinicus NRRL 5491, the genomic stretch GCGTGGGATGTCGAGATCAGCTCGCCGGGTCTGCTCGCCGGGTCTGCGAGACTGCCGCTCGCCGGGGCTCACCGGGTCTGCTTCACTGGTGCGGTCGACTGCTTCCGGCAGTCGCAACGAGGGCCAGCCCAATTCCCGTGGGCTGGCCCTCATTGGTGGTGCCGGACGCTTCTCAAGCGCCGGATTCCTCGTGGGACATCAGCGAGCCCCACGCCCGGCGAATCCGCTGCTCCCCGCCGACGAAACCGGCCTCGCGGAAGGCGGCCACGGCCTGGCGGTAGGACAGCGGCGGGTCGTCGGTGTAGCGCAGGTGTCGCAGGACGACCACGAGCTGTTCATCGCTCAGCGGCTCCCCCACGACCGGAGTAGGCACACCGGCAACAGCCGCGATCTCCTCCAGCGTCACGGGGGGCTCCTCCGGGGGCGTCACGGGCGTGACGGGCTGCGACGGCACAGTCTCCAATTCGGGCGTGACCTGCGTGCCTCCATCCGTCACGGGGGGCGTGACGCCCGTGACGGGGGGTGTGACGCCCTCCTCGTCTGCGCCTTCGACCGCGTGCGGGGCCGGGGCGGGCGTGACGCCGTGGGCAGAGGGCGTGACGGGCGTGACGGGCAGGCCGAACATGCCCGCAAGCGCGGCGTCCGCGCCGTCCGTCATCCGCCCGCGCTGGACGTCGACCAGGTTCGCCCCGAGCAGGGCATCACCCGCACCGACCTTCTTCGCCAGCTTCCACGACTCCAACTCCGAGCCGTTGCGCGCCTTCTCGTCGGGGTGGTTGGCGGCGCGGGCGCGGTGGTAGGCGAGCCGCTGCATCACGGCCGCGTTCCGGCGCTGCGCTTCGGCGTCCACACCGGTGCGGTAGACCACGATCCGCCGGGCCAGCAGCCCCATGCCCTCCGCGGAGACGCACATGGCCATCGGGGTGACGGCGAACACCACCGCCTCCGTCACGGTCTTCGCGACCGCGGCACCGGTCAGAGAGGCCACCGCCGGCAGCGTCCACAACCCGATCCGCACGGCCGCCGGGGCCGACTGCCCCAGCATGGTCAAACCCACCAGGACCAGCGCCAGGACGAGCGTCGCGCCCTCGCCAGCCGCGACCACGCCCAGCGCGGTAGCCGACCGGTGGAAGACGGATGTGATGTTGCTGTAGGTGCCGACCCCGCCCATGCCGCCGAAGGCGACCATGGGCACCGCGGCGGCGCACAAGACGATCCTCTGTCCCCTGGACAGGGGCCTTTCCGGGGTGTCGCTCATTGGGAACTCCTGGTTCTCGAAGAGGGGTTAGGCCGCGGCCTGTTCCTCGGTGGCGATGCACAGTCCGCACATGCCGCGCGAGCGCGGTATGCAGTAACCGACGTCCAGCCGGCAGCGGGGGCAGGTGCGGCGGGCGAGCATCGCCAGCGCCAGCGCGCCCCACTTGCGGGAGGTCATCGGCCGGACCGGCTTGGCCCGGTCGACGCGGTAGAGGTAGGCCACCCGCACCTCCCCCGTGCGGCGGTTGACCCGCATCACCTGCGCCGCGATCGGCTGTCCGCCCGGGCGCAGGCCGCGGGCCCGTAACTGCCGCCTGGTGGCCAACCCGTCATCCGGCGCGAAGCGCCAGGGATACGTCGGGATCCCCCAACGGGCGCCGGCCGGGTCGAAGCACTTGCCGAACGCCGGCGACATCAGACCGCCGCCTCAACCTGCGCCGATGCGGGAATGTCGCCGTAGCCGACCAGCTCCAGCTCAGCGCCCGCGTAGGCGGTGGCCGTGCGCAGGACCTGAGTGCGGCCGTCACGCTGTACCCGGTGGCTCACGTCCTCCGGCGCGATGCCAAGCGCCTCGCGCCACGCCTCGAAACCGGGAAGGTCGGAGTGGAGCGACAACTCCAACCGCTCCGGGTAGATGGGCGAAATGCTCACGGTCGGGGCCGGAAGGTGCCCGAAGTCCGCAGCCAGCAGACGCAGCGTGCGCAGCGGCACGACCAGGTCGTCAAACGCCAGCCCCTCGCTCATGCCGCAACCGCCGTCCGCACTGCGGGGCGCCGCACCGACCGGCGCGGGCGCTGCCCGGCCGGCCGCCTGTCCTTCATCGGACTGGTGCGCAGCAGCGCCGCCGCGTACGCCGCGGCCTCCGGGGCCGACTCGCGCAGCTCCGCGAGCACCGCGCGGGCCACGTCCAGACGCGCCCTGCGGTCCTCGTCAGTCTCCGCGGCCGAACCGGTGAACAGCTCCAAGTCGATCCCGAACGCCAACTCCGCGAAATCCTTCGCGGTAACGGCCTCATGACCAGCAACGATGCACTTCATGGGACGTGCTCCTCTCAGATGGAAAACGGCCCTAAAGCAGCGGCCCCGGTGTTCCAGCACCGGGCCGCACGCCGTTATGTATGTGGCTGAGGGACAGCCGTGGGGGATGCTCAATCCATGTGGGGGTGGGGCCGCGGATGACGGACAGGAAGCGGGGGACGTTCATCCCGCTCGTGCTCGCCGCTCACCGGCCGCCCCGCGCCTGAACGTCGCGCTCGCTGCGCTTGTTCTGCTCAGCGTTCCTGCGGGCCAGTTCCTCCCGCTCTGCCTCTGTCAGACTGGTGATCACAGGTTCCTCCGCTTCAGGTGCCTGTACGCGGTCCCCGGGGTGCCACCCGGGGGCCGCCTCTGTTTTGACCGCTCTCACGAGTGGCCACAGCCACCCGGCAACCAGCGCCGGAGCGTGGTTGTCGGGGACTGTGAGCACTGGTGCTCAACAGCTGCGACCGATGGCCGCTGCATGTTCGCGGTACGCGGTCTCTTCCATCGCGTGTGATCGCCTTTTCCGGGAGGCGACGTACCCGTCGTACGCGGCTCTGGATCTGTGCCTCATCCCGCTCGCCCGAGGAGTTCGCAACTCGGGGTCTTGGCGCGGCGTTGGTTCCCTTGGGCAGATCCGTTCTTTTGAGTCGGTGGCGTGTCCCCCTGCACGGG encodes the following:
- a CDS encoding RRQRL motif-containing zinc-binding protein yields the protein MSPAFGKCFDPAGARWGIPTYPWRFAPDDGLATRRQLRARGLRPGGQPIAAQVMRVNRRTGEVRVAYLYRVDRAKPVRPMTSRKWGALALAMLARRTCPRCRLDVGYCIPRSRGMCGLCIATEEQAAA